A part of Doryrhamphus excisus isolate RoL2022-K1 chromosome 8, RoL_Dexc_1.0, whole genome shotgun sequence genomic DNA contains:
- the sptssb gene encoding serine palmitoyltransferase small subunit B, whose protein sequence is MTSHSGNKGCRMNLKNLREYLAWLYYQYLLITGIYVLEPWEKSIFNSVLVSAVAMVIYTSYVFVPIHVRLALEFFSGICGGQPESTMTLMN, encoded by the exons atgaCATCACATTCAGGAAATAAAG GCTGCAGGATGAACTTGAAGAACCTGAGGGAGTACCTAGCCTGGCTGTACTACCAGTACCTGCTCATTACCGGCATCTACGTGCTGGAGCCTTGGGAAAAGTCCATATTCAACTCGGTGTTAGTCTCTGCCGTCGCTATGGTGATCTACACCTCCTATGTCTTTGTCCCCATCCATGTGCGCCTAGCTCTGGAATTCTTTTCGGGCATCTGCGGCGGGCAGCCAGAGAGCACCATGACCCTAATGAACTAA
- the nmd3 gene encoding 60S ribosomal export protein NMD3: MEYIQPAATRSQGNILCCTCGVPIPPNPANMCVACLRTQVDISEGIPKQVTVHFCKQCERYLQPPATWLQCALESRELLALCLKKIKSSMTRVRLIDAGFLWTEPHSKRIKMKLTIQKEVMNGAILQQVFVVEFVIQPQMCDDCHRVEAKDFWKAVVQVRQKTVHKKTFYYLEQMILKHKLHQNSLNIKEIHEGIDFYYGSKQHAQKMVDFLQCTVPCRSKTSQRLISHDIHSNTYNYKSTFSVEIVPVCKDNVVCLSPRLAQSLGNLGQVCVCVRVTSTIHLIDPNTLQIAEVDGNTYWRHPFNSLCNPRQLEEFIVMDIDIIRDQKLAAGAGMRSNKHTLAEVWVQKTSEMDTSQQYHCRTFLGHLLNIGDLVMGFDFANSNVNDEFLNKMNPHHVPDVVLIKKSYDRSRRVRRRNWKLQEMARDRDGMDTDDERQYQDFLEDLEEDEALRKNVNIYRDASKIPVESDTDDDGAPRISLTDMLEELSLSDATGGEGADMMTE, encoded by the exons ATGGAGTACATACAGCCTGCTGCCACACGTAGCCAAGGAAACAT CTTGTGCTGCACTTGTGGCGTCCCGATTCCTCCGAACCCAGCCAACATGTGCGTGGCGTGTCTGCGCACTCAGGTGGACATCTCTGAGGGAATTCCTAAGCAAGTCACAGTGCATTTCTGCAAGCAATGTGAACG GTACTTGCAGCCTCCAGCCACTTGGCTGCAGTGTGCTCTGGAATCCAGGGAGCTTCTTGCGCTAtgtctgaaaaaaattaaaagctcTATGACCAGA GTGCGTCTTATTGATGCCGGCTTCCTTTGGACAGAGCCGCACTCCAAAAGAATCAAGATGAAATTGACCATCCAGAAGGAG GTGATGAATGGTGCCATCCTCCAGCAGGTCTTTGTGGTGGAGTTCGTCATCCAGCCTCAAATGTGTGACGACTGCCACCGTGTGGAGGCCAAGGATTTCTGGAAGGCAGTGGTTCAAGTCAGGCAGAAG ACTGTTCACAAAAAGACATTCTACTATCTGGAACAGATGATCCTCAAACACAAGCTTCACCAGAATTCCCTTAACATCAAAGAAATTCATG AGGGCATCGATTTCTACTATGGCTCCAAGCAACACGCTCAGAAGATGGTAGACTTCCTCCAGTGTACTGTACCGTGCAG ATCAAAGACGTCCCAGCGTCTTATCTCTCATGACATCCACTCAAACACGTACAACTACAAGAGCACTTTCTCTGTGGAGATAGTACCTGTTTGCAAG GACAACGTAGTGTGCCTTTCACCAAGGCTGGCCCAGAGCCTGGGGAACCTGGGTCAAGTGTGCGTATGCGTCCGTGTCACCAGCACCATCCATCTCATTGACCCAAACACCTTGCAGA TTGCCGAGGTGGATGGGAACACATACTGGCGCCATCCTTTCAACAGCCTCTGTAACCCACGGCAACTGGAGGAGTTTATTGTGATGGATATTGACATCATCAGAGATCAGAAGCTGGCTGCTGGAGCCGGCATGAGGTCCAATAAG CACACCCTGGCGGAGGTGTGGGTCCAAAAAACATCGGAGATGGACACCAGTCAGCAATACCACTGCCGCACATTCTTGGGCCACCTGCTCAACATTGGGGACCTGGTCATGGG GTTCGACTTTGCCAATTCCAATGTAAACGATGAGTTCCTGAATAAGATGAACCCTCATCATGTACCTGATGTG GTGCTCATCAAGAAGAGCTACGACCGCAGCCGTAGAGTGAGGCGCAGGAACTGGAAACTGCAGGAGATGGCCAGAGACCGGGATGGCATGGACACAGACGATGAGAG ACAATACCAGGACTTCCTGGAAGACCTGGAGGAAGATGAGGCTCTGAGAAAGAATGTTAACATCTACCGAG atgCCTCAAAGATTCCAGTGGAGAGTGACACAGATGACGACGGAGCACCACGTATCTCCTTGACGGACATGCTGGAGGAACTCAGCCTCTCTGATGCCACAGGAGGCGAGGGGGCCGACATGATGACAGAGTAG